The Anticarsia gemmatalis isolate Benzon Research Colony breed Stoneville strain chromosome 12, ilAntGemm2 primary, whole genome shotgun sequence genome segment TGTCGTCCGTGGTGTACACCATCGTGGTGCTGCTGGTCGTGCTGCTGTTTGTCAAGTGCCTCAGCGATCTCGTTGTTGTGTACGGGGTTTATAAGGTAGGTATTATTTACTACTTAGGTATGGAGATTTGTAATAGCACTATCGGCCCTTTCCAAAAGATTTTGGAACGATGATGGAcatatgcaaattgattgttgCCAAACGGATGTCAATTTGCATCATCTTTCCACGACACCGGgcaaaacattaaacattttgaagGTTGGAGATCTTTAAAGAATTTGGTAGATCTGCCTTTGTGCAAAGGATATAGTAATCAAGATTGTAACTACCTAATTAGGTTGTCAATATCTATTTTGAAGGTGCAATTTTAATATACTCGTAACtagcataaaacaaaaaaatactttaacaaaattaaaaacttgtCTATAGGTTAATCTGAATTAGAAGCTAAGGCCAGTCCAAAAACTATGGTTCTTAAAACATTTCAGTCCCATAAAAAACTGGAATTCTCTTGTTCATATGCGAATTTAAATTTCCAGGAGAAAGTGAGTTTCATCAAGAAGTACTCGATATTCTGGATGATATTCTTGGTGCTGTTCATCGTCGGCTTCCTGAAGGCGCTGTTCCACCTGGACGCCGGCTACGTCATCGCACAGATCTTGTTCATGGGTGAGTAGACAATACTACTACATGTTATTATACAACAGCTCTTGTATATTACACGACCGATAACTGGATAGAAGCTATATACTTACTCGTAGTATGCACAGCATCCTAATAGTATTTATGTGAATTGGGGTATGTAATCTACCTAAGGGCAGAACGACGATATAGAGGTATATTAGCCACGATTGACAGGTAGCTGAAAGTGGCTTTATCTAGTTCCTTTTATTTTGGTAGACCCGTAACGTCTGAAAATCACCTTATATCCGATAGCGGGTATGCGACGACGGTGCAAgtaaaaattctttaaataaaggCATATTTGTTAGTATTTGTCTTAGTGATACAAGATGTATCCACATCGCACTTTAATAAgcataattttcaatatttcaggTGAAAACTTGTACTACATGATGGTGATCAGGAGCTACCTGATATCAATCAACGAAGATGGCGTCTTGTAAATATCTTTTATTCTTCTATCCCATaaaccaatttattatttaaatcgaaACTGAAATGAAAAGTCAACACTTCAAGACCTCAGACAAATCGCGATGTCAAATCGCAGCGACAAAAGTAGCGTAAAACTTACGCCTTTTCGCGATAAATAGCATCGTATCG includes the following:
- the LOC142977142 gene encoding uncharacterized protein LOC142977142 — translated: MARMELPVLDKFCFIFDLRAGCMAMGVINSILAFILAIMLITFASEMKELSEAQKSRDDSDANMSSVVYTIVVLLVVLLFVKCLSDLVVVYGVYKEKVSFIKKYSIFWMIFLVLFIVGFLKALFHLDAGYVIAQILFMGENLYYMMVIRSYLISINEDGVL